A genome region from Eretmochelys imbricata isolate rEreImb1 chromosome 8, rEreImb1.hap1, whole genome shotgun sequence includes the following:
- the GRXCR2 gene encoding glutaredoxin domain-containing cysteine-rich protein 2: MKSISMDEVQKKLSQRCEARPRKVRFKISSAYSGRVLKQVYEDGQELKPPEEESPHHFLHHSFESGDHFNKVGEAPESRFYSSAKLTAQRISVFKDGTKYNLASNPPLFSDYQASDSHRRPSPILDFGKIVIYTSNLKIIRTPMDKKELMRKIIQNEGTDDWSFMSRNGHQINGCVKDAENQLADNQYVQEGDTEHNCSQCKGSGSAPCSLCHGSKFSMLANRFKESYRALRCPACNENGLQPCQVCAQ; this comes from the exons ATGAAATCCATATCAATGGACGAGGTTCAGAAGAAACTAAGCCAGAGGTGTGAGGCAAGACCCCGCAAAGTGAGGTTCAAAATCTCTTCGGCATACAGTGGCCGGGTGTTAAAGCAGGTCTATGAAGATGGCCAGGAACTGAAGCCTCCAGAGGAAGAATCCCCTCACCATTTTCTCCACCACAGCTTTGAGTCAGGGGACCATTTCAACAAGGTTGGAGAGGCACCGGAATCCAGGTTTTATTCATCAGCCAAACTGACTGCCCAAAGGATCAGTGTTTTCAAAGATGGTACCAAGTACAATCTAGCAAGTAACCCTCCACTCTTCAGTGACTACCAAGCAAGTGATAGTCATCGCAGG CCCTCCCCCATTTTAGATTTTGGCAAGATTGTCATCTACACTAGTAACCTGAAAATCATCCGCACACCAATGGACAAGAAGGAGCTGATGAGAAAAATCATCCAGAACGAGGGCACTGATGACTGGTCCTTCATGTCCCGAAATGGTCATCAAATCAATGGGTGTGTGAAAGATGCAGAAAACCAACTTGCTGACAACCAGTATGTGCAG GAAGGAGACACTGAACACAATTGCTCCCAGTGTAAAGGATCAggctcagccccctgctctctgtgCCATGGAAGCAAGTTTTCAATGTTGGCTAACAGATTTAAAGAGTCCTACAGGGCTCTCCGATGTCCTGCTTGCAATGAAAATGGCCTGCAACCTTGCCAGGTCTGTGCCCAATAA